A section of the Roseivirga sp. BDSF3-8 genome encodes:
- a CDS encoding DUF493 family protein, with amino-acid sequence MSARKFDFDSFQQKLDDQFSWPTLYMFKFIVPAGKEGEVEALFPKNESTNKPSKNGNYISVTTKAMMPSSDEVIRIYKEATGIEGLIAL; translated from the coding sequence ATGTCTGCCAGAAAATTTGATTTTGACTCTTTCCAGCAAAAGCTGGATGACCAGTTTAGCTGGCCAACCTTATACATGTTTAAATTTATAGTGCCGGCAGGAAAAGAGGGGGAAGTGGAAGCGCTTTTTCCTAAAAACGAAAGCACTAATAAGCCTAGTAAAAATGGTAACTACATCAGCGTAACGACTAAGGCAATGATGCCAAGTAGCGATGAAGTTATAAGAATTTATAAAGAGGCTACAGGAATAGAAGGGCTGATAGCCCTTTAA
- a CDS encoding peptidylprolyl isomerase has protein sequence MALINKIREKTGLAVGIIAFGLILFLLGGDLLSPNSALMGGGQDRTVGEIAGKEISYEEFQSELDVQIAAFRSRMQRQPSEAEMASLREQTWTRMINRYGFGGEYRDLGIQVTEDEQIDMVQGENIHPYVKMQLGVESAEEVKQLLASLPPEYQQQWTMMEQEIVAARLREKYENLFLKTNYVPSAMGKEEYAKQTATAEAKYLYVPFYAVADSSMSVSEQEMRHYIEEHPSDFEVEESRSIEFVTFSLQPTAQDSALATEELSQIASEWANAADDSLYAMGRTDSGNPVEVFNQGNLPANLADEAPLEDGQVYGPYLNAGNFVLYKVLDQYEDTVSAARASHILIRTQGDETADAAAREEAQTLLRRALDGENFANLARQNSDDGSASNGGDLGWFTEGQMVPAFNDAVFNASEEGVIGELIETNYGYHIIKVNNLKSNAAYKVGVINREILPSAETQDDAYMRASRFAASVENYDQFVQAAEEEGLRVMKAPRVGKNDRRLGAIDNARNVIRWAFRDASVGDVSAEFEVGDNYVVAAVKGKTEKGLAPLADVEIQVKKKVQDQKAAQQIIENLESLNTEDLDAMAQEYSDAKVYSNSNIKLNSSSLPSVGFAPVAIGKIFGLNEGEVSEPFQGETGVLVVKLEAKTEAGEIADYTNYINEIAQQRGGRISFDIANAVKELSDVEDERYRFY, from the coding sequence ATGGCTTTAATTAACAAAATAAGGGAAAAGACAGGTTTGGCAGTAGGTATTATTGCCTTCGGTTTGATCCTGTTTCTATTGGGCGGAGACTTACTCAGCCCCAATTCAGCACTCATGGGTGGCGGGCAGGACCGCACTGTCGGCGAAATAGCCGGCAAGGAGATATCCTATGAAGAGTTTCAATCAGAGCTTGACGTGCAGATTGCTGCTTTTCGCAGCCGTATGCAGCGTCAGCCTTCCGAAGCTGAAATGGCCTCTCTGCGTGAGCAGACCTGGACCAGAATGATCAATCGTTATGGTTTTGGTGGTGAATACAGAGACCTGGGTATTCAGGTTACGGAAGATGAGCAAATTGACATGGTGCAAGGTGAAAATATTCATCCCTATGTTAAAATGCAGCTCGGTGTTGAGAGTGCAGAAGAAGTAAAGCAACTGCTTGCCAGTCTGCCACCTGAATATCAGCAACAATGGACCATGATGGAACAGGAGATTGTGGCTGCCAGGCTTAGAGAGAAATATGAGAACCTCTTCCTGAAAACTAATTATGTGCCTTCCGCAATGGGTAAGGAGGAATATGCCAAACAAACTGCCACGGCAGAGGCTAAATATCTTTACGTGCCATTCTATGCTGTTGCAGATTCATCTATGAGTGTATCGGAGCAGGAAATGAGGCATTACATTGAGGAACATCCCAGCGACTTTGAAGTAGAAGAGTCACGCTCTATAGAGTTTGTAACTTTCAGCCTTCAGCCTACTGCCCAGGATTCTGCCCTTGCTACGGAAGAGCTATCACAGATAGCGAGTGAGTGGGCTAATGCAGCAGATGACAGCCTGTATGCTATGGGCCGTACCGATTCAGGTAATCCTGTAGAAGTATTTAATCAGGGCAATCTTCCTGCGAACCTCGCAGATGAAGCCCCTCTTGAGGATGGCCAGGTTTACGGGCCGTACTTAAATGCGGGTAATTTTGTTCTGTATAAGGTTCTTGACCAATATGAAGATACAGTATCTGCTGCACGCGCCAGTCATATCCTTATTCGTACTCAGGGGGATGAAACTGCTGATGCTGCTGCTCGTGAAGAAGCACAGACATTGTTGAGAAGAGCCCTGGACGGAGAAAACTTTGCTAACCTGGCCAGACAGAACAGCGATGACGGCTCTGCTAGTAATGGCGGCGATCTGGGCTGGTTTACGGAAGGTCAAATGGTTCCCGCCTTTAACGATGCTGTATTCAATGCCAGTGAAGAAGGTGTGATAGGAGAGTTGATAGAAACTAACTACGGCTATCACATCATCAAAGTTAATAACCTGAAGAGTAATGCCGCCTACAAAGTAGGCGTGATCAACCGTGAGATACTTCCCTCTGCGGAGACTCAGGATGATGCATATATGAGAGCAAGCCGTTTTGCTGCCAGTGTTGAGAATTACGACCAATTTGTGCAAGCAGCAGAAGAGGAGGGACTCAGAGTAATGAAAGCGCCTCGCGTAGGTAAGAATGACAGACGCCTTGGTGCAATAGACAATGCCAGAAATGTTATCCGGTGGGCATTCCGCGATGCTTCTGTAGGCGACGTAAGTGCTGAGTTTGAAGTAGGTGATAATTATGTAGTCGCTGCCGTAAAGGGTAAAACAGAAAAAGGCCTGGCTCCACTTGCTGATGTTGAGATTCAGGTGAAAAAGAAAGTGCAGGATCAGAAAGCTGCACAGCAAATAATAGAGAACCTGGAAAGTCTGAATACCGAAGATCTCGATGCCATGGCTCAGGAATATTCTGATGCGAAGGTATATTCTAATAGTAACATCAAGCTGAATAGCAGTTCACTGCCTTCTGTAGGGTTTGCTCCGGTAGCTATTGGTAAGATATTCGGACTGAATGAAGGAGAAGTAAGTGAGCCATTCCAGGGAGAAACCGGCGTGCTTGTCGTAAAGCTGGAAGCAAAGACTGAAGCTGGAGAAATTGCTGACTACACTAACTACATCAATGAAATAGCGCAACAGCGTGGTGGACGTATCTCATTTGATATTGCAAACGCAGTTAAAGAGCTGTCAGATGTAGAAGATGAGCGTTACAGGTTCTATTAA
- a CDS encoding class I SAM-dependent methyltransferase, protein MADRLKVLLCISKLLLFMAWFFSCGPNEKAGQDERIQKVKVDSLPLAIDNAITDKPDTTPGQAAPDLMAEDSTMFNLLVDTYEDPDRNAWQNPELVINKIESPFDKTVADIGAGTGYFTFRLARWARKVIALEVDPDFVAYLEERKQDVPEAIADRIDIRLTPADSAALEPGEADVALVVNTYYFLFDRVEYFQNIRKSLSDDGMVIVVDYKDKELPVASAYVRRISWEKVKTELQDAGYQNIRVDTVSLPYQYIVEAFR, encoded by the coding sequence ATGGCTGACCGGTTAAAAGTCCTATTGTGCATTAGTAAATTGCTGCTTTTTATGGCGTGGTTTTTCTCATGCGGTCCTAATGAAAAGGCAGGACAGGATGAGCGGATCCAGAAAGTTAAAGTAGATTCCCTACCTCTGGCAATTGATAATGCAATAACTGATAAGCCGGATACTACCCCTGGCCAGGCAGCTCCTGATTTGATGGCAGAGGACAGCACCATGTTTAACCTTCTCGTAGATACCTACGAGGATCCTGATCGTAATGCTTGGCAAAACCCTGAGTTGGTTATTAATAAAATTGAGTCTCCTTTTGATAAAACAGTTGCCGATATCGGAGCCGGTACCGGATATTTCACATTTCGCTTAGCCCGTTGGGCCAGGAAGGTGATTGCACTGGAAGTAGATCCTGATTTTGTGGCCTATCTTGAGGAAAGAAAACAGGACGTTCCTGAGGCTATTGCTGATCGTATAGATATCAGGCTTACCCCTGCTGACAGTGCAGCCCTCGAGCCAGGGGAGGCAGATGTGGCCCTGGTCGTTAATACGTATTACTTCCTGTTTGACAGGGTGGAGTATTTTCAGAATATTCGTAAGTCCCTTTCAGATGATGGTATGGTGATAGTGGTTGATTATAAGGATAAAGAACTTCCTGTAGCATCTGCATATGTGCGTCGCATAAGCTGGGAAAAGGTCAAGACTGAGTTGCAGGATGCTGGTTACCAAAACATCCGTGTGGATACTGTAAGTCTGCCTTATCAATACATAGTGGAGGCCTTTCGGTAG
- a CDS encoding 4a-hydroxytetrahydrobiopterin dehydratase → MWKEEDNKLKKTFEFSDFVEAFGFMSSVAIVAEKMNHHPNWSNVYNTVSFELNTHDAGDKVTDKDHKLAKEIDKIAKQ, encoded by the coding sequence ATGTGGAAAGAAGAAGATAACAAGCTAAAGAAAACCTTTGAGTTCAGCGACTTTGTAGAAGCTTTTGGTTTTATGTCGAGCGTGGCGATTGTGGCAGAAAAAATGAACCATCATCCAAACTGGAGTAACGTATACAATACGGTTAGCTTTGAACTGAACACTCACGATGCCGGGGATAAAGTCACTGACAAAGACCACAAACTAGCCAAGGAAATAGATAAGATAGCAAAACAGTAA